Proteins from one Streptomyces genisteinicus genomic window:
- the secY gene encoding preprotein translocase subunit SecY, which produces MLTAFARAFKTPDLRKKLLFTLAIIVLYRLGSHIPVPGVDYQNVQICVDAASKGNNSLFGLVNMFSGGALLQITIFALGIMPYITASIILQLLTVVIPRLEALKKEGQSGTAKITQYTRYLTVALAVLQGTGLVATARSGALFSGCRVANEIVPDQSIFTTVVMVVTMTAGTAATMWLGELITDRGIGNGMSILMFISIAAGFPGALWAIKESGKLAQGWIEFGTVILIGFVMVGLVVFVEQAQRRIPVQYAKRMIGRRSYGGTSTYIPLKVNQAGVIPVIFASSLLYIPALVAQFSSGTSGWKTWIEAHFVKGDHPYYIATYFLLIVFFAFFYVAISFNPEEVADNMKKYGGFIPGIRAGRPTAEYLSYVLNRITWPGSLYLGLIALVPTMALAGFGGANQNFPFGGTSILIIVGVGLETVKQIESQLQQRNYEGFLR; this is translated from the coding sequence GTGCTCACCGCGTTCGCCCGGGCGTTCAAGACGCCCGACCTGCGCAAGAAGCTGCTCTTTACCCTTGCCATCATCGTTCTGTACCGCCTCGGGTCGCACATCCCGGTTCCGGGCGTCGACTACCAGAACGTACAGATCTGTGTGGATGCAGCCTCGAAGGGCAACAACAGCCTCTTCGGGCTGGTGAACATGTTCAGTGGCGGCGCGCTGCTGCAGATCACCATCTTCGCGCTCGGCATCATGCCGTACATCACGGCGAGCATCATCCTCCAGCTGCTGACGGTGGTCATCCCGCGGCTGGAAGCGCTCAAGAAGGAGGGGCAGTCCGGCACCGCGAAGATCACGCAGTACACGCGTTATCTGACGGTCGCCCTCGCCGTCCTCCAGGGCACCGGCCTCGTCGCGACCGCCCGCAGCGGTGCGCTCTTCAGCGGCTGCCGGGTCGCCAACGAGATCGTCCCGGACCAGTCGATCTTCACCACCGTCGTGATGGTCGTCACCATGACCGCCGGCACCGCCGCCACCATGTGGCTCGGTGAGCTCATCACCGACCGCGGCATCGGCAACGGCATGTCGATCCTGATGTTCATCTCGATCGCCGCCGGCTTCCCGGGCGCCCTGTGGGCCATCAAGGAGAGCGGCAAGCTCGCCCAGGGCTGGATCGAGTTCGGCACCGTCATCCTCATCGGCTTCGTGATGGTCGGCCTCGTCGTCTTCGTCGAGCAGGCCCAGCGCCGCATCCCCGTGCAGTACGCGAAGCGCATGATCGGCCGCAGGTCGTACGGCGGTACGTCCACGTACATCCCGCTCAAGGTGAACCAGGCAGGTGTGATTCCTGTCATCTTCGCCTCGTCGCTGCTCTACATCCCGGCGCTCGTCGCGCAGTTCTCCAGCGGCACCTCCGGCTGGAAGACCTGGATCGAAGCCCACTTCGTGAAGGGTGACCACCCCTACTACATCGCTACGTACTTCCTGTTGATCGTGTTCTTCGCCTTCTTCTACGTGGCGATCTCGTTCAACCCCGAGGAAGTCGCGGACAACATGAAGAAGTATGGTGGCTTCATCCCGGGTATCCGGGCCGGTCGTCCTACTGCCGAGTATCTGAGCTACGTGCTCAACAGGATCACTTGGCCGGGCTCGCTGTATCTGGGTCTGATTGCTCTTGTCCCGACGATGGCGTTGGCAGGCTTCGGCGGCGCGAACCAGAACTTCCCGTTCGGCGGGACGAGCATCCTCATCATCGTGGGTGTGGGTCTGGAGACCGTGAAGCAGATCGAGAGCCAGCTCCAGCAGCGTAATTACGAAGGGTTCCTCCGCTGA
- a CDS encoding adenylate kinase, which yields MRIVLVGPPGAGKGTQAAFLAKNLSIPHISTGDLFRANISQGTELGKQAKAYMDAGNLVPDEVTIGMAKDRMSQPDAVNGFLLDGFPRNVGQAEALDGMLKGEGVALDAVLDLEVPEDEVVKRIAGRRVCRNNSAHVFHVAYTPPKTEGVCDECGGELYQRDDDSEGTVRKRLEVYHTQTEPIIDYYRAQGLVVTISALGKVGDVTARAMEALEGDKAA from the coding sequence ATGCGAATCGTCCTCGTCGGACCGCCCGGTGCCGGGAAGGGAACGCAGGCTGCCTTCCTGGCGAAGAACCTGTCCATCCCGCACATCTCCACGGGCGACCTCTTCCGCGCCAACATCTCCCAGGGCACGGAGCTGGGCAAGCAGGCGAAGGCGTACATGGACGCCGGCAACCTGGTTCCCGACGAGGTCACCATCGGCATGGCCAAGGACCGCATGTCGCAGCCGGACGCCGTGAACGGCTTCCTGCTCGACGGCTTCCCGCGGAACGTGGGCCAGGCCGAGGCGCTGGACGGCATGCTCAAGGGCGAGGGCGTCGCACTCGACGCGGTGCTCGACCTGGAGGTCCCCGAGGACGAGGTGGTCAAGCGGATCGCCGGCCGCCGCGTCTGCCGCAACAACAGTGCGCACGTCTTCCACGTCGCGTACACGCCTCCGAAGACCGAGGGCGTCTGCGACGAGTGCGGCGGCGAGCTGTACCAGCGCGACGACGACTCCGAGGGGACCGTGCGCAAGCGGCTGGAGGTCTACCACACGCAGACCGAGCCGATCATCGACTACTACCGGGCCCAGGGCCTGGTGGTCACGATCTCCGCGCTGGGCAAGGTGGGCGACGTGACCGCCCGCGCCATGGAGGCTCTGGAGGGCGACAAGGCCGCCTAG
- the map gene encoding type I methionyl aminopeptidase — MVQIKTPEQIAKMREAGLVVAAIHAATRVAAVPGATTRDLDEVARKVIAEHGAKSNFLGYGGFPATICTSVNEVVVHGIPDEKTVLKDGDIISVDCGAIVDGWHGDAAYTAFVGTGHAPELIELSRVTEESMWAGIAAMKNGNRLVDVSRAIETYIRRQPRPATGKYGIIEDYGGHGIGTEMHMDPHLLNYVSRGRGRGPKLVPGFCLAIEPMVSLGTPETEVLADDWTVITTDGTWSSHWEHSVALTEEGPLVLTAPDGGRAKLAELGVTAAPDPLA, encoded by the coding sequence ATGGTGCAGATCAAGACCCCCGAGCAGATCGCGAAGATGCGCGAGGCGGGACTGGTCGTCGCCGCCATCCACGCGGCGACCCGTGTGGCCGCCGTCCCCGGAGCCACCACCCGCGACCTGGACGAGGTGGCCCGCAAGGTCATCGCCGAGCACGGCGCCAAGTCCAACTTCCTCGGCTACGGCGGCTTCCCCGCCACCATCTGCACCTCGGTGAACGAGGTCGTGGTGCACGGCATCCCCGACGAGAAGACCGTCCTGAAGGACGGCGACATCATCTCGGTCGACTGCGGCGCGATCGTGGACGGCTGGCACGGCGACGCCGCCTACACGGCCTTCGTGGGCACCGGTCACGCTCCGGAGCTGATCGAACTCTCCCGGGTCACCGAGGAGTCGATGTGGGCCGGCATCGCGGCCATGAAGAACGGCAACCGCCTCGTCGACGTCTCGCGCGCGATCGAGACCTACATCCGGCGCCAGCCGCGTCCGGCGACCGGGAAGTACGGGATCATCGAGGACTACGGCGGCCACGGCATCGGCACCGAGATGCACATGGACCCGCACCTGCTGAACTACGTCTCCCGGGGGCGCGGCCGCGGCCCGAAGCTGGTGCCGGGCTTCTGCCTGGCGATCGAGCCGATGGTGTCGCTGGGCACCCCGGAGACCGAGGTCCTCGCCGACGACTGGACGGTCATCACCACCGACGGCACCTGGTCCTCGCACTGGGAGCACTCGGTCGCCCTCACCGAGGAGGGCCCGCTGGTGCTCACGGCCCCCGACGGCGGCCGGGCGAAGCTGGCGGAGCTGGGTGTCACGGCGGCTCCGGATCCGCTGGCCTGA
- the infA gene encoding translation initiation factor IF-1 yields the protein MAKKQGAIEIEGTVIESLPNAMFKVELQNGHKVLAHISGKMRMHYIRILPDDRVVVELSPYDLTRGRIVYRYK from the coding sequence GTGGCCAAGAAGCAAGGTGCCATCGAGATCGAGGGCACCGTGATCGAGTCCCTCCCGAACGCCATGTTCAAGGTGGAGCTCCAGAACGGTCACAAGGTCCTCGCGCACATCTCCGGCAAGATGCGTATGCACTACATCCGTATCCTTCCGGACGACCGGGTCGTGGTGGAGCTCTCTCCCTACGACCTGACGCGTGGGCGGATCGTCTACCGCTACAAGTAG
- the rpmJ gene encoding 50S ribosomal protein L36, protein MKVKPSVKKICDKCKVIRRHGRVMVICDNLRHKQRQG, encoded by the coding sequence ATGAAGGTCAAGCCGAGCGTCAAGAAGATCTGCGACAAGTGCAAGGTGATCCGCCGTCACGGCCGGGTCATGGTCATCTGCGACAACCTGCGCCACAAGCAGCGCCAGGGCTGA
- the rpsM gene encoding 30S ribosomal protein S13: MARLEGVDLPRDKRIEVALTYVFGIGRTRSQETLAATGVDPNVRVRDLPEEDLVKIREYVDVNFQTEGDLRRDIQANIRRKVEIGCYQGLRHRRGLPVHGQRTSTNARTRKGPRRAIAGKKKPGKK; this comes from the coding sequence ATGGCACGCCTTGAAGGCGTTGACCTTCCGCGCGACAAGCGCATCGAGGTCGCCCTCACCTACGTTTTCGGCATCGGGCGCACCCGGTCCCAGGAGACCCTCGCCGCCACCGGTGTCGACCCGAACGTCCGCGTTCGTGACCTCCCGGAAGAGGACCTGGTCAAGATCCGCGAGTACGTGGACGTCAACTTCCAGACCGAAGGTGACCTCCGCCGCGACATCCAGGCCAACATCCGCCGCAAGGTCGAGATCGGCTGCTACCAGGGTCTGCGTCACCGCCGCGGCCTGCCGGTCCACGGTCAGCGCACCAGCACGAACGCGCGTACCCGCAAGGGCCCGCGTCGCGCCATCGCCGGCAAGAAGAAGCCGGGCAAGAAGTAG
- the rpsK gene encoding 30S ribosomal protein S11, with protein sequence MPPKGRQGAAKKVRRKEKKNVAHGHAHIKSTFNNTIVSITDPSGNVISWASAGHVGFKGSRKSTPFAAQMAAESAARRAQEHGMRKVDVFVKGPGSGRETAIRSLQATGLEVGSIQDVTPTPHNGCRPPKRRRV encoded by the coding sequence ATGCCCCCCAAGGGACGTCAGGGCGCTGCCAAGAAGGTGCGCCGCAAGGAAAAGAAGAACGTCGCTCACGGCCACGCGCACATCAAGAGCACGTTCAACAACACGATCGTCTCGATCACGGACCCCTCGGGCAACGTGATCTCCTGGGCCTCCGCCGGCCACGTCGGCTTCAAGGGCTCGCGCAAGTCCACCCCCTTCGCCGCGCAGATGGCCGCCGAGTCGGCCGCCCGCCGCGCGCAGGAGCACGGCATGCGCAAGGTCGACGTCTTCGTCAAGGGTCCCGGCTCCGGCCGCGAGACCGCGATCCGCTCCCTCCAGGCCACCGGCCTCGAGGTCGGCTCGATCCAGGACGTCACCCCCACCCCGCACAACGGCTGCCGTCCGCCGAAGCGCCGCCGCGTCTGA
- a CDS encoding DNA-directed RNA polymerase subunit alpha produces the protein MLIAQRPSLTEEVVDEYRSRFVIEPLEPGFGYTLGNSLRRTLLSSIPGAAVTSIRIDGVLHEFTTVPGVKEDVTDLILNIKQLVVSSEHDEPVVMYLRKQGPGLVTAADIAPPAGVEVHNPDLVLATLNGKGKLEMELTVERGRGYVSAVQNKQVGQEIGRIPVDSIYSPVLKVTYKVEATRVEQRTDFDKLIVDVETKQAMRPRDAMASAGKTLVELFGLARELNIDAEGIDMGPSPTDAALAADLALPIEELELTVRSYNCLKREGIHSVGELVARSEADLLDIRNFGAKSIDEVKAKLAGMGLALKDSPPGFDPTAAADAFGADDDADAGFVETEQY, from the coding sequence ATGCTGATCGCTCAGCGTCCCTCGCTGACCGAAGAGGTCGTCGACGAGTACCGTTCGCGGTTCGTCATCGAGCCCCTGGAGCCGGGCTTCGGCTACACGCTCGGCAACTCCCTGCGCCGTACCCTCCTCTCCTCGATCCCGGGTGCGGCCGTCACGTCCATCCGCATCGACGGTGTCCTGCACGAGTTCACCACCGTGCCGGGCGTCAAGGAGGACGTCACCGACCTCATCCTCAACATCAAGCAGCTGGTCGTCTCCTCGGAGCACGACGAGCCGGTCGTGATGTACCTGCGCAAGCAGGGCCCCGGCCTGGTCACCGCCGCGGACATCGCCCCGCCGGCCGGTGTCGAGGTCCACAACCCCGACCTGGTCCTCGCCACGCTGAACGGCAAGGGCAAGCTGGAGATGGAGCTGACCGTCGAGCGCGGTCGCGGCTACGTCTCCGCCGTGCAGAACAAGCAGGTCGGCCAGGAGATCGGCCGCATCCCGGTCGACTCCATCTACTCGCCGGTCCTCAAGGTCACCTACAAGGTCGAGGCGACCCGAGTCGAGCAGCGGACCGACTTCGACAAGCTGATCGTCGACGTCGAGACCAAGCAGGCCATGCGCCCGCGCGACGCCATGGCGTCCGCCGGCAAGACCCTGGTCGAGCTGTTCGGCCTGGCCCGCGAGCTCAACATCGACGCCGAGGGCATCGACATGGGCCCGTCCCCGACGGACGCCGCCCTCGCCGCCGACCTGGCGCTGCCGATCGAGGAGCTCGAGCTCACCGTCCGGTCGTACAACTGCCTCAAGCGCGAGGGCATCCACTCCGTGGGTGAGCTCGTGGCGCGTTCCGAGGCCGACCTGCTCGACATCCGCAACTTCGGTGCGAAGTCGATCGACGAGGTCAAGGCGAAGCTGGCCGGCATGGGCCTGGCCCTGAAGGACAGCCCGCCCGGATTCGACCCGACCGCCGCCGCCGACGCCTTCGGCGCCGACGACGACGCGGACGCGGGCTTCGTCGAGACCGAGCAGTACTGA
- the rplQ gene encoding 50S ribosomal protein L17 has protein sequence MPRPTKGARFGGSAAHEKLLLANLAKSLFEHGRITTTEAKARRLRPVAERLITKAKKGDIHNRRLVLQTITDKGIVHTLFTEIAPRYAERPGGYTRITKIGNRRGDNAPMAVIELVEGEIAKKATVAEAEAATKRAVKESEAKAEESKAEDTKDEAAEAPAEESKDA, from the coding sequence ATGCCGCGTCCCACCAAGGGAGCCCGTTTCGGTGGCAGCGCCGCTCACGAGAAGCTTCTTCTCGCGAACCTGGCGAAGTCGCTGTTCGAGCACGGCCGCATCACCACGACCGAGGCCAAGGCCCGCCGCCTGCGTCCGGTCGCCGAGCGCCTGATCACCAAGGCGAAGAAGGGCGACATCCACAACCGTCGCCTGGTGCTGCAGACGATCACGGACAAGGGCATCGTGCACACGCTCTTCACCGAGATCGCTCCGCGCTACGCCGAGCGTCCGGGCGGCTACACCCGCATCACGAAGATCGGCAACCGTCGTGGCGACAACGCCCCGATGGCCGTGATCGAGCTGGTCGAGGGTGAGATCGCGAAGAAGGCGACCGTCGCCGAGGCCGAGGCCGCCACCAAGCGCGCCGTCAAGGAGTCCGAGGCCAAGGCCGAGGAGTCCAAGGCCGAGGACACCAAGGACGAGGCCGCCGAGGCCCCGGCCGAGGAGTCCAAGGACGCCTGA
- the truA gene encoding tRNA pseudouridine(38-40) synthase TruA — protein sequence MSDEVRPGHVRVRLDLSYDGKDFSGWAKQAQGQRTVQGEIEDALRTVTRSATTYELTVAGRTDAGVHARGQVAHVDLPGEVWAEHREKLLKRLAGRLARDVRIWSAEEAPEGFNARFSAIWRRYAYRVTDAPGGVDPLLRGHVLWHDWPLDVDAMNAAAERLVGEHDFAAYCKKREGATTIRTLQRLSWERDASGVLTATVQADAFCHNMVRSLVGAMLFVGDGHRPVGWPAEVLAAGVRDSAVHVVRPHGLTLEEVAYPADELLAARNKEARNKRSLPGTSAACC from the coding sequence GTGAGCGACGAGGTGAGGCCCGGGCACGTCCGGGTGCGGCTGGATCTTTCGTACGACGGCAAGGACTTCTCCGGCTGGGCCAAGCAGGCCCAGGGGCAGCGGACCGTGCAGGGCGAGATCGAGGACGCCCTGCGGACGGTGACCCGTTCCGCCACCACGTACGAGCTGACGGTCGCCGGCCGCACGGACGCCGGGGTGCACGCACGGGGGCAGGTGGCCCACGTCGACCTGCCCGGCGAGGTGTGGGCCGAGCACCGGGAGAAGCTGCTCAAGCGGCTGGCCGGCCGGCTCGCCCGGGACGTGCGCATCTGGAGCGCCGAGGAGGCGCCCGAGGGGTTCAACGCCCGTTTCTCGGCGATCTGGCGGCGGTACGCGTACCGGGTGACCGATGCGCCCGGCGGCGTCGATCCGCTGCTGCGGGGCCATGTCCTGTGGCACGACTGGCCGTTGGACGTGGACGCGATGAACGCGGCCGCCGAGCGGCTGGTGGGGGAGCACGACTTCGCCGCGTACTGCAAGAAGCGTGAGGGCGCCACCACCATCCGCACGCTCCAGCGGCTGTCCTGGGAGCGGGACGCCTCGGGCGTCCTGACCGCCACGGTGCAGGCGGACGCCTTCTGCCACAACATGGTGCGCTCCCTCGTCGGGGCGATGCTGTTCGTCGGCGACGGGCACCGCCCGGTCGGCTGGCCGGCCGAGGTGCTGGCGGCCGGCGTCCGGGACTCGGCGGTGCACGTGGTCCGTCCGCACGGTCTGACCCTGGAGGAAGTCGCCTACCCCGCCGACGAGTTGCTCGCCGCGCGGAACAAGGAGGCGCGCAACAAGCGCTCACTGCCCGGTACTTCGGCGGCCTGCTGCTGA
- a CDS encoding ABC-F family ATP-binding cassette domain-containing protein produces the protein MGHVEAAHLEYYLPDGRVLLGDASFRVGEGAVAALVGANGAGKTTLLRIVAGEIQPHGGSVTVSGGLGVMPQFVGSVRDERTVRDLLVSVSQPRIREAAAAVDKAEHAIMTVDDEAAQMRYAQALSDWAEARGYEAETVWDMCTTAALGVPYEKAQWRQVRTLSGGEQKRLVLEALLRGPDEVLLLDEPDNYLDVPGKRWLEERLAETRKTVLFVSHDRELLSRAAERIVAVEPGPAGSDVWIHGGGFATFPAARKERFARFEELKRRWDEEHARLKALVHRLRQQAAISPDMASRYRAMQTRFRKFEEAGPPPEPPREQEIRMRLRGGRTGVRALTCTDLELTGLMKPFSLEVFYGERVAVLGSNGSGKSHFLRLLAGDAVAHTGAWKLGARVVPGHFAQTHAHPELMGRTLVDILWTEHAKDRGGAMSVLRRYELERQGDQAFEKLSGGQQARFQILLLELAGTTALLLDEPTDNLDLESAEALQAGLEAYEGTVLAVTHDRWFAKSFDRFLVFGSDGKVRETPEPVWDERRVERAR, from the coding sequence ATGGGACATGTGGAAGCGGCACACCTGGAGTACTACCTGCCGGACGGGAGGGTGCTCCTCGGTGACGCGTCGTTCCGCGTGGGCGAGGGCGCGGTCGCCGCGCTGGTGGGCGCGAACGGCGCGGGCAAGACGACGCTGCTGCGGATCGTCGCCGGCGAGATCCAGCCGCACGGCGGCTCGGTCACGGTCAGCGGCGGCCTCGGGGTGATGCCCCAGTTCGTCGGCTCGGTGCGCGACGAGCGCACGGTGCGGGACCTGCTGGTGTCGGTCTCCCAGCCGCGTATCCGGGAGGCCGCCGCCGCGGTGGACAAGGCCGAGCACGCGATCATGACCGTGGACGACGAGGCCGCGCAGATGCGGTACGCCCAGGCGCTGAGCGACTGGGCGGAGGCGCGCGGCTACGAGGCGGAGACCGTCTGGGACATGTGCACCACGGCCGCGCTGGGCGTCCCGTACGAGAAGGCGCAGTGGCGTCAGGTCCGCACGCTCTCCGGCGGCGAGCAGAAGCGCCTGGTGCTGGAGGCGCTGCTGCGCGGCCCCGACGAGGTGCTGCTGCTGGACGAACCGGACAACTATCTGGACGTGCCGGGCAAGCGGTGGCTGGAGGAGCGCCTCGCGGAGACCCGCAAGACGGTCCTGTTCGTCTCCCACGACCGGGAGCTGCTCTCGCGGGCCGCCGAGCGGATCGTGGCGGTGGAGCCGGGGCCCGCCGGGTCCGACGTCTGGATCCACGGCGGCGGCTTCGCCACCTTCCCCGCGGCGCGCAAGGAGCGCTTCGCCCGCTTCGAGGAGCTGAAGCGGCGCTGGGACGAGGAGCACGCCCGGCTGAAGGCGCTGGTGCACCGGCTGCGGCAGCAGGCGGCCATCAGCCCGGACATGGCGTCCCGCTACCGGGCGATGCAGACCCGCTTCCGGAAGTTCGAGGAGGCCGGACCGCCGCCGGAGCCGCCGCGCGAGCAGGAGATCCGGATGCGGCTGCGCGGCGGACGGACCGGGGTGCGGGCGCTGACCTGCACGGACCTGGAGCTCACCGGCCTGATGAAGCCGTTCTCGCTGGAGGTCTTCTACGGCGAGCGGGTGGCCGTCCTCGGGTCCAACGGCTCGGGCAAGTCCCACTTCCTGCGGCTGCTGGCGGGGGACGCGGTGGCGCACACCGGGGCGTGGAAGCTGGGCGCCCGGGTGGTGCCGGGCCACTTCGCGCAGACCCACGCCCATCCCGAGCTGATGGGCCGCACCCTCGTCGACATCCTGTGGACGGAGCACGCCAAGGACCGGGGCGGGGCGATGTCGGTGCTGCGCCGGTACGAGCTGGAGCGCCAGGGCGACCAGGCCTTCGAGAAGCTCTCCGGCGGGCAGCAGGCGCGGTTCCAGATCCTGCTGCTGGAGCTCGCGGGCACGACGGCGCTGCTGCTCGACGAGCCGACGGACAACCTGGACCTGGAGTCGGCCGAGGCGCTCCAGGCGGGCCTGGAGGCGTACGAGGGCACGGTGCTCGCGGTCACCCACGACCGGTGGTTCGCCAAGTCCTTCGACCGGTTCCTGGTCTTCGGCTCGGACGGGAAGGTGCGCGAGACCCCGGAGCCCGTCTGGGACGAGCGCCGCGTCGAGCGGGCGCGCTGA